The Pecten maximus chromosome 12, xPecMax1.1, whole genome shotgun sequence genome includes a region encoding these proteins:
- the LOC117339884 gene encoding BRCA2 and CDKN1A-interacting protein-like has product MASKKKRVAEPMVTETVESDSDESSDDGFDDNEMDNENSTPINQEVQVEFEARMLDDSDFHGVKTLLQQVFLKANINLSELTNTLISQNFVGCVIKQMDIPDDDDDDGMEDDDSDAVFGVMSVVNITEKKDLECVQQVRSLLLDHCKACAKEKMSRFSDMIHDSDKHMGLLLSERYLNIPPHISVPMYDSLIKDMEKCQRKQMKYSFARYVMISKTFRMKSASKQKEEPINFSNSEEELLHEVSELSFTYSVEDDRDTVVGGQWDSDNPMEALRTVMVIPADQLSVALTRIKAELAST; this is encoded by the exons ATGGCGTCGAAGAAGAAACGTGTGGCGGAGCCGATGGTGACTGAAACAGTGGAGAGCGATTCCGATGAAAGCAGTGACGATGGTTTTGATGACAACGAAATGGACAATGAAAACAGTACTCCGATAAATCAG gaAGTACAAGTGGAATTTGAAGCTCGTATGCTGGATGACAGTGACTTCCATGGTGTTAAAACTCTTCTGCAACAG gtgtTCCTGAAAGCGAACATCAATCTCTCTGAGCTCACCAACACTCTTATATCCCAGAACTTTGTTGGATGTGTTATCAAG CAAATGGATATtcctgatgatgatgatgatgatggaatGGAGGATGATGACAGTGATGCAGTGTTTGGAGTAATGTCAGTTGTAAATATTACAGAAAAGAAG GACCTGGAGTGTGTACAACAGGTACGCTCCCTTCTGCTGGACCATTGTAAAGCCTGCGCCAAAGAGAAAATGTCTCGTTTCTCTGATATGATACATGATTCTGATAAACACATGGGCCTCCTGCTCAGCGAGCGGTATCTCAACATCCCTCCACATATCTCGGTTCCTATGTACGACTCCTTGAT AAAGGATATGGAGAAATGCCAGAGAAAACAAATGAAGTACTCCTTTGCTAGATATGTGATGATCAGCAAGACGTTTCGTATGAAGAGTGCCAGTAAACAGAAGGAAGAGCCAATCAACTTTTCCAATTCAGAGGAGGAACTGCTGCATGAG GTGAGTGAGCTGAGCTTTACTTACTCTGTGGAGGATGATCGGGACACAGTCGTGGGTGGTCAGTGGGACTCTGACAATCCTATGGAGGCCTTGCGGACAGTAATGGTCATCCCTGCTGACCAGCTGAGTGTGGCATTGACCAGAATAAAGGCTGAACTGGCTTCaacctaa
- the LOC117339883 gene encoding nuclear pore complex protein Nup107-like, whose product MDTSDFSITLDQRPRMMKLEAELEGDSPMVRGQEQSKTFRNRSANINIRRSLQLLDESVASPAALNRRTPRRAGSLQHSTYTPISSGSKYDVSGLLGPTPRKTPSKDQSYNQMDSTMFTGKTYLEDVTEEVTTTNVGLLLEEDPGISACKGLFEDFQKCMKSNASESQSFDLIKEYESACREHVIILRKLMKRATRNEPRFQKTFDMLDLIEHEQNTWQLVHSLLKDQLEVELRMDLPQEDMEVNENGRSLSRKSDRKIVSDFFENNSEIRQSQLIVDWLESCALEKVQRIRDNIKFFSDRAVGWENTLHKLQTRESGTMFGGTDRPLVDEIDPDAAVRQKKMVDDLDKEDESRLLQTLFVYIRAGQLQQAQDICREHGQAWRAATLEGWKLYHDPNFESLEDGQTSSVEGNPNRDIWRNVCWNMAKEPSYDQFEKAIYGILSGNLQAVLPVCKDWLDYLWAHYKVLVDVRVEQELRTQKLSGRQLVSMPSEFWDQSSDPESVFRRLEAYETISKEGLRWYHVLQKWIILGDTDKLIEVMAGWVRDDHLKVPQHLLRFMAHLVLFLRSTQRHVRSDLCSLILEAYVQDLIQGNHKDLVAHYVATLPSEAQVVWYARFLEGVEEKGERQACLGLAADAELDIPLITKLVVENIRSHSTVDFNRNMDQEVDTTITPEDKKKIDAIDWLVFDQSQRSEAMRQANAVMRSFVAIKKLHAAKEVFSKLPADSIDVIVKTWQYQTGSADLPPEEANSVREYLCHRAYLTAMDSFNDLFNQYHHTKPTKPTLAEGASFTEKVAHEQHMKRFQQELERWRHHLNIQTKTTKGMLYNVLLFADGGWMVDQKQVVAPDTNREHQMGLLRQLVLPGLCFLLHKILHTSGHYDECLKIADLVASEQHGLYKVFRKDELQQLLRLLRDSSLSNLNKNLDPLGYESTLDQQPVNM is encoded by the exons ATGGACACCTCAGATTTCTCCATTACTCTGGACCAGCG TCCAAGGATGATGAAGTTGGAGGCGGAATTAGAAGGCGATTCTCCAATGGTACGAGGCCAGGAACAAAGTAAAACGTTTCGTAACAGATCGGCCAACATAAACATCCGACGAT CACTTCAGTTATTGGATGAGAGTGTTGCCTCTCCTGCCGCTCTGAACAGAAGAACGCCACGTAGGGCTGGATCATTGCAGCATAGCACAT aCACACCAATATCTTCTGGGTCAAAGTATGATGTATCAGGATTATTGGGTCCTACACCAAGAAAAACACCATCAAAAGATCAAAGTTATAACCAG ATGGATTCCACAATGTTTACTGGCAAGACCTACCTT GAAGATGTGACGGAGGAAGTAACGACCACCAATGTTGGTCTATTGTTGGAGGAAGATCCCGGTATCTCTG CTTGTAAGGGCCTCTTTGAGGATTTCCAAAAATGTATGAAGTCAAATGCATCAGAGAGTCAGTCCTTTGACCTGATCAAGGAGTATGAAAGTGCATGTCGGGAACACGTAATAATTTTACGGAAGTTGATGAAGAGGGCTACAAGGAATGAACCAAG GTTCCAGAAAACATTTGATATGTTGGACCTGATAGAACATGAACAGAACACATGGCAGCTTGTACACTCCCTGTTGAAGGACCAGCTAGAGGTGGAGCTCAGGATGGACCTACCACAGGAAGACATGGAAGTCAATGAAAATGGCCGG TCTTTATCCAGAAAAAGTGACAGGAAAATTGTCAGCGACTTTTTCGAAAACAATTCAGAAATCAGACAAAGTCAG CTGATTGTTGACTGGTTGGAGAGCTGTGCATTAGAGAAGGTACAGAGAATCCGAGATAACATCAAATTTTTCTCAGATCGAGCTGTAGGATG GGAAAATACTCTACATAAACTGCAAACAAGAGAGTCGGGAACCATGTTTGGAGGAACAGATCGTCCTTTGGTTGATGAAATC GATCCGGATGCTGCTGTAAGACAGAAAAAGATGGTGGATGATTTGGACAAGGAAGACGAATCCCGCCTCCTACAGACACTGTTTGTTTACATACGGGCAGGTCAGCTACAGCAG GCCCAAGATATTTGTCGTGAACACGGTCAGGCATGGAGGGCAGCCACACTAGAGGGATGGAAGCTTTATCATGATCCTAATTTTGAGTCTTTGGAGGATGGCCAGACGAGCTCTGTAGAGGGAAACCCAAACCGAGACATCTGGAGAAATGTCTGCTGGAACATGGCAAAAGAG CCAAGTTATGACCAATTTGAGAAGGCTATCTATGGTATTCTAAGTGGTAACCTGCAGGCTGTACTGCCTGTATGTAAGGACTGGCTAGACTATCTGTGGGCACACTACAAGGTACTCGTGGACGTGCGAGTGGAACAGGAACTACGCACACAGAAGCTGTCCGGACGACAGCTTGTCAGCATGCCGTCGGAATTCTGGGATCAATC ATCTGATCCTGAATCTGTGTTCAGAAGACTGGAAGCTTATGAA ACCATTAGTAAAGAGGGCTTACGCTGGTACCATGTCTTACAGAAGTGGATCATCCTTGGAGACACTGATA AGCTGATTGAAGTAATGGCAGGCTGGGTGAGAGATGACCACCTCAAGGTACCTCAACATCTGTTACGGTTCATGGCACATTTGGTCCTCTTCCTACGATCAACACAGCGCCATGTCAGA AGTGACCTATGTTCGCTGATACTGGAGGCGTATGTCCAGGACTTGATTCAAGGAAATCACAAAGACTTAGTAGCACATTATGTCGCAACACTACCGAGCGAAGCACAAGTTGTGTGGTATGCTCGCTTCTTGGAAG GTGTTGAGGAGAAGGGAGAGAGACAAGCCTGTTTAGGTTTGGCTGCTGACGCTGAACTAGACATCCCTCTTATCACCAAACTTGTTGTGGAGAACATTCGCAGTCACTCTACTGTCGACTTCAACAGAAACATGGACCAGGAGGTTGACACTACCATCACACCG GAGGATAAGAAGAAAATCGATGCCATTGATTGGTTAGTGTTTGACCAGTCACAGCGATCTGAAGCCATGAGACAAGCCAATGCGGTGATGCGTTCATTTGTTG CCATCAAAAAGCTGCATGCGGCTAAGGAAGTGTTCAGCAAGCTTCCAGCGGACTCCATAGATGTGATAGTGAAGACTTGGCAGTACCAG ACAGGATCAGCTGACCTGCCCCCTGAGGAGGCCAACAGCGTGAGGGAATACCTGTGTCATAGGGCCTATCTG ACTGCTATGGACAGTTTCAATGATTTGTTCAACCAATACCACCATACCAAGCCTACCAAACCTACACTGGCCGAGGGGGCTTCCTTCACAGAGAAAGTGGCTCATGAACAACATATGAAACGCTTTCAGCAAGAATTGGAAAGATGGCGGCATCACCTCAACATCCAAACAAAG ACGACCAAGGGTATGCTATACAATGTGTTACTCTTTGCGGATGGAGGCTGGATGGTTGACCAGAAACAG GTTGTGGCCCCTGATACCAATCGCGAACACCAGATGGGGCTGCTGAGACAGTTGGTGTTGCCTGGACTCTGTTTTCTTCTCCATAAGATCCTGCATACAAGTGGCCACTATGACGAGTGCCTTAAAATTGCTGATCTTGTAGCCTCGGAGCAACATGGTCTTTATAAG GTATTCCGGAAAGATGAACTTCAACAGTTACTTCGGCTTTTGAGGGATTCTTCTCTGTCTAATTTGAATAAGAATTTGGATCCCCTCGGATACGAGTCAACATTGGACCAACAGCCAGTCAACATGTGA